The bacterium genome contains the following window.
GAAATCTCCACCACTCTGTCATTGCGAGGCTTTCCGAAGGAAAGCCGTGGCAATCTTTTTTCTACCCCTTATTTTCAGTATCCCCTACAAAATTCTTGACCTCTCTTATCTATGGAAATATAATTTTATGTTGTTTTGTGCGTAAGAAACGATAAACAGCTTCTTGATAAGGAGGCGAAGTATTATGCAGGATATGTTGGAGATTCGCTGGCATGCCCGAGGAGGGCAAGGCGCCAAAACAGCCGCCCTTCTCCTCGCAGAATCTCTTATGGGTGAAGGCACATATGTGCAAGCCTTCCCTGAATATGGTCCGGAAAGGATGGGTGCTCCCATGCGGTCCTACGACCGCATTTCCTCCAAGCCGATAAGGCTCCATACTTCAATAAAAAACCCCGATGTCATCATCATCTTAGACCCCTCTCTGCTCGCCGACCCCTCAACACTTGACGGCTTAAAAGAAGACGGCATCATCCTCGCCAACACCGCGGAAGACCCTAAAACAGTGAGGGAGAAATACAATATAAAGGGCAGGAAAATCTATACCCTCAACGCTTCCCAGCTCGCACAAGAAGAGTTGAAGAGGGATTTGGCGAGCGTTCCCATGCTCGGAGCCCTTATCAGAGTAACGGGATTGGTCAGCTTGGAGGAATTCCTCAGCCACATTAGGAAGGAACTGGAGCGCAAGTTTGCCCATCGTCCAGAGGTTATAGAGGCGAACTTAAAGCTCTATCAGAGAGCATATCAGGAGGTGAAAGGCGAATGAAGTTGACTGATAGACTACACGGCTGGAAGGAACTCCCAATAGGGGGAATCATCCCCGAGGGAGGAACTTCCAAGGCTTATAAGACCGGCACTTGGCGAACGGGCAAGAAGCCGGTTTGGCATCCGGAGAGATGCATTCAGTGTCTATTCTGTTGGATTTACTGCCCCGATGACGCCATTTTCGTTACGGAAGATGGCAAGAGGGCTGATTTCAATTACGATTACTGTAAGGGCTGTGGGATTTGTGCCCGGGAGTGTCCCGCCAAGCCCGAGAAGGCTATTGAGATGGTAGACGAGACGAGGTGAGGAAGATGGTAGAGAAAACGAAACAGCTGATGGCTTTAACGGGAAACGAGGCAGCCGCTTACGCGATGAAGCAAATCAATCCCGATGTAGTCGCCGCCTACCCAATCACACCCCAGACAGAGCTTATGCAGACATTCGCCCAATATGTAGCGGATGGCTTGGTTGACACGGAGCTCGTT
Protein-coding sequences here:
- a CDS encoding 2-oxoacid:acceptor oxidoreductase family protein — translated: MQDMLEIRWHARGGQGAKTAALLLAESLMGEGTYVQAFPEYGPERMGAPMRSYDRISSKPIRLHTSIKNPDVIIILDPSLLADPSTLDGLKEDGIILANTAEDPKTVREKYNIKGRKIYTLNASQLAQEELKRDLASVPMLGALIRVTGLVSLEEFLSHIRKELERKFAHRPEVIEANLKLYQRAYQEVKGE
- a CDS encoding 4Fe-4S binding protein, which translates into the protein MKLTDRLHGWKELPIGGIIPEGGTSKAYKTGTWRTGKKPVWHPERCIQCLFCWIYCPDDAIFVTEDGKRADFNYDYCKGCGICARECPAKPEKAIEMVDETR